Proteins found in one Mucilaginibacter gracilis genomic segment:
- a CDS encoding Lrp/AsnC family transcriptional regulator produces the protein MKIPGLDPTDIDILRLLQKDAQLTNKEISFTLRKSIATIHERIRRLKEQGYIDRVVAILNRKKIEKSLIAFSQVLLNGHAADTLYQFEKEVMKFPEVMECFQMTGNFDFLLRIATSDMDAYHDFYRHKLATLPNINSIQSFFVLSETKSVTAYPL, from the coding sequence ATGAAGATACCTGGTTTAGACCCAACAGATATAGATATATTACGGCTTTTGCAAAAAGACGCCCAATTAACCAATAAAGAAATATCGTTTACGTTACGAAAATCAATTGCTACCATACACGAGCGCATAAGGCGTTTAAAAGAACAAGGCTATATTGATAGGGTGGTTGCGATATTGAACCGAAAAAAGATAGAAAAATCGTTAATAGCTTTTAGCCAGGTGTTATTAAACGGCCACGCGGCAGATACCCTTTACCAGTTTGAAAAAGAGGTGATGAAATTCCCCGAAGTGATGGAATGTTTCCAGATGACCGGAAACTTTGATTTTTTACTCCGCATTGCCACCAGCGACATGGATGCCTATCACGATTTTTACCGGCACAAATTAGCCACCTTACCCAACATCAACTCTATCCAAAGCTTTTTTGTACTATCCGAAACTAAAAGCGTTACCGCTTACCCTTTATAG
- a CDS encoding ISAs1 family transposase, whose translation MTTSLHNHFRWIPDPRTGNNKKHNLLEVIILSVLAVLCGAESWYEMEEFGKEKEDFLKQLLPLENGIPSHDTINRVFMLIDSALFEQCFRAWTAELSRGLEESGLSGEKELIAIDGKSICNSACKHQGLGALHLVSAWSGRNQLVLGQQKVDDKSNEITAIPALLSLLNIKGAVVSIDAMGTQKAIAEQIVESQGDYILALKQNQETLYEQVINQFNFKEDSYSQHLDKGHGRAEIRDCKVIHELNWVDEKENWKGIKTIIKITSERIIGDSHSIQDRYYISSLRADAAYFNQAIRAHWGIENQLHWQLDVGFGEDYNTTRNKQTAQNLAVVRKIALNILKADKTSKASLKAKRKMAGWNHKFLLSLIAKTNS comes from the coding sequence ATGACGACTTCACTTCACAATCATTTTAGATGGATACCTGATCCTCGTACAGGTAATAATAAGAAACACAATTTACTGGAAGTTATCATTTTGTCGGTATTGGCCGTTCTATGTGGTGCAGAAAGCTGGTACGAGATGGAAGAATTCGGGAAGGAGAAAGAAGATTTTTTAAAGCAGTTGCTGCCTCTTGAAAACGGCATACCCAGTCATGACACGATCAACCGGGTTTTTATGCTGATCGATTCGGCGCTTTTTGAACAGTGTTTTCGTGCCTGGACAGCGGAACTTAGCCGGGGTCTTGAGGAGTCGGGCCTGTCTGGCGAAAAGGAGTTGATCGCTATCGATGGAAAGAGCATCTGTAACAGCGCCTGCAAACACCAGGGGTTGGGGGCCTTGCATTTGGTAAGCGCCTGGTCGGGTCGTAACCAGTTGGTACTGGGGCAACAAAAAGTGGATGACAAGAGCAATGAGATTACGGCGATCCCAGCATTGTTATCGCTATTGAACATCAAAGGGGCGGTAGTAAGCATCGACGCAATGGGTACACAGAAAGCGATTGCTGAACAGATTGTCGAAAGCCAGGGCGATTATATCCTTGCTTTGAAACAGAACCAGGAAACACTTTATGAACAGGTAATCAATCAGTTCAACTTTAAAGAAGACAGTTACAGCCAGCACCTGGATAAGGGCCACGGGCGGGCGGAGATCAGAGACTGCAAAGTCATTCATGAACTTAACTGGGTTGACGAAAAGGAAAATTGGAAGGGAATAAAGACCATCATCAAAATAACCTCGGAAAGGATAATAGGTGACAGCCACTCCATACAAGACCGCTACTATATCTCCAGCCTCCGTGCTGATGCTGCCTATTTTAACCAAGCCATCCGCGCACATTGGGGCATTGAGAACCAATTGCACTGGCAGTTGGATGTCGGATTTGGCGAAGATTACAATACCACACGGAACAAACAGACCGCCCAAAACCTTGCCGTAGTCAGAAAGATAGCCCTAAATATCCTAAAAGCCGACAAAACCAGTAAGGCCAGCCTGAAAGCAAAAAGAAAAATGGCCGGGTGGAACCATAAATTTCTTCTTTCATTAATCGCTAAAACAAATTCCTAA
- a CDS encoding YciI family protein: MNQYVITGHDYTDDGALERRMQVRPKHLEGTLQLRASGNYILGGAILDDDGRMVGSVMILQFETHGQLLAWQNQEPYIVNKIWENIDIKPFKVANAV, from the coding sequence ATGAACCAATACGTAATAACCGGCCACGATTATACCGATGACGGTGCTTTAGAACGCCGCATGCAGGTACGCCCAAAACACCTGGAAGGCACCCTGCAACTTCGCGCAAGCGGAAATTATATTTTAGGCGGCGCAATACTTGATGATGATGGCCGCATGGTAGGTTCGGTAATGATATTGCAGTTTGAAACCCACGGGCAATTGTTGGCCTGGCAAAACCAGGAGCCTTATATTGTTAATAAAATTTGGGAAAATATTGATATTAAACCTTTTAAGGTAGCTAACGCGGTATAA
- a CDS encoding galactokinase: MKHNLQQEFQKLYGTEAQHTFFSPGRVNLIGEHIDYNGGLVMPCAITLGTYMLTAPNNDGVLRFKSVNFKEELEAPIQNSYQKDGDSWFNYPLGVIHYFVKGGTAVQGLDMLYYGDIPIGSGLSSSASIEVVTAYAFNELFKGGFSKLELVLMAKKVENEFIGVNSGIMDQFAVAFGEENKALMLDCDTLDYEAVDSNLGDYLLAIINTNKPRKLAESKYNERVQECQTALKELQLELDISNLCELTVPIFEQFKHLITNPTVLNRATHVVAENDRVKQAAKALAANNLAEFGKLMYASHNSLQQLYEVSGAELDAVVEYAATDKNVIGARMTGAGFGGCAIALVKKDSLDSFTAGLTEYYTAKVGYAPSVYSSLIGNGVGELHEAVIV, translated from the coding sequence ATGAAACATAATTTACAACAGGAGTTTCAAAAACTTTACGGCACCGAAGCTCAACACACCTTTTTTTCGCCGGGACGGGTAAACCTTATTGGCGAACATATTGATTATAACGGCGGCCTGGTAATGCCTTGCGCTATTACCCTGGGTACCTACATGTTAACCGCGCCCAATAACGATGGTGTATTGAGGTTTAAAAGCGTAAACTTTAAAGAAGAGCTGGAAGCGCCAATCCAAAACTCGTATCAAAAAGATGGCGATAGCTGGTTTAACTACCCGCTGGGCGTTATCCATTATTTTGTAAAAGGCGGCACCGCGGTGCAGGGCCTGGATATGCTTTATTATGGCGATATCCCGATTGGTTCGGGCCTGTCGTCGTCGGCATCTATCGAGGTGGTTACCGCCTATGCTTTTAACGAGTTATTTAAAGGCGGCTTTAGCAAGCTCGAGCTGGTGCTGATGGCCAAAAAGGTTGAAAACGAGTTTATTGGCGTTAACAGCGGCATTATGGACCAATTTGCCGTTGCCTTTGGCGAAGAGAACAAAGCCCTGATGCTGGATTGCGATACCCTTGACTACGAAGCTGTTGACAGCAACCTGGGCGATTACCTGCTGGCTATTATCAATACCAACAAACCGCGCAAACTGGCCGAATCTAAATACAACGAGCGCGTGCAAGAATGCCAAACTGCCTTAAAAGAGTTACAGCTTGAGCTGGACATTAGCAACCTGTGCGAACTTACCGTGCCCATTTTTGAGCAGTTTAAACACCTCATTACCAACCCTACAGTACTTAACCGCGCCACACACGTAGTTGCCGAAAACGACCGGGTAAAGCAAGCCGCCAAAGCACTTGCAGCAAATAATCTGGCCGAGTTTGGCAAGCTCATGTACGCATCGCACAACTCGTTACAACAGCTTTATGAGGTTAGTGGTGCCGAACTGGATGCCGTGGTTGAATACGCCGCAACCGATAAAAACGTAATAGGTGCCCGCATGACGGGGGCCGGCTTTGGCGGTTGCGCCATTGCCCTGGTTAAAAAAGATAGTTTAGATAGCTTTACCGCAGGCCTAACCGAATACTATACCGCCAAAGTTGGTTATGCACCATCGGTTTATAGCTCGCTTATTGGTAACGGCGTTGGCGAATTGCACGAGGCCGTTATTGTATAA
- a CDS encoding RNA methyltransferase produces the protein MRKLKLDELNRASVEEFKAQDKLPVAVVLDNVRSLHNVGSVFRTSDAFAVDVVCLCGITGTPPNREIEKTALGATNSVNWKHYATTLEAVHQLRVDGYLIIAIEQAVDSTKLHEFEPIPGEKYALIFGNEVNGVADDVMEQIDGCIEIPQFGTKHSFNIVVSAGIILWDFFSKLNLS, from the coding sequence ATGCGTAAATTAAAGTTAGACGAGCTTAACCGCGCCAGTGTTGAAGAGTTTAAGGCGCAGGATAAACTGCCCGTTGCCGTTGTTTTAGATAACGTGCGCAGCCTGCACAACGTAGGCTCGGTTTTCCGCACGTCGGATGCTTTTGCGGTAGATGTGGTTTGCCTTTGCGGGATAACCGGCACACCGCCAAACCGCGAAATAGAAAAAACTGCACTAGGCGCAACCAACTCGGTTAACTGGAAACATTATGCCACCACACTCGAAGCTGTGCACCAGCTTCGGGTTGATGGTTACCTTATTATTGCCATTGAACAGGCCGTTGATAGCACCAAACTGCACGAGTTTGAACCCATACCCGGCGAAAAATACGCCCTTATTTTTGGCAACGAAGTAAACGGCGTTGCCGACGATGTAATGGAACAAATTGACGGCTGTATTGAAATACCGCAGTTTGGCACCAAACACTCCTTTAATATTGTGGTATCGGCAGGTATTATTTTGTGGGACTTTTTCTCGAAATTGAATCTCAGTTAA
- a CDS encoding O-acetyl-ADP-ribose deacetylase, producing the protein MYGKITLAKGDITKIKADAIVNAANSSLLGGGGVDGAIHRAGGKAILDECIAIRNKQGGCKTGEAVITTGGNLPAKYVIHTVGPVYNSGKGQVAQLLANCYNNSLQLALAHGIQTIAFPNISTGIYGYPKQPAAQIAFDTVTAFLNANQGIAEVAFVCFDDESFNIYRSLLEAENG; encoded by the coding sequence ATGTACGGTAAAATAACATTAGCCAAAGGCGACATTACCAAAATTAAAGCAGATGCTATAGTAAATGCCGCCAATAGTAGCCTTTTAGGTGGTGGCGGGGTTGATGGCGCTATTCACCGAGCCGGGGGCAAGGCCATACTTGATGAGTGCATTGCCATACGCAACAAACAAGGCGGCTGTAAAACCGGCGAAGCTGTGATTACCACCGGCGGTAACTTACCTGCAAAATATGTAATACATACCGTTGGCCCGGTTTATAACAGCGGCAAGGGCCAGGTTGCCCAACTGTTAGCCAACTGCTATAACAATAGTTTACAATTGGCGCTTGCGCATGGTATACAAACCATAGCCTTCCCTAATATTAGTACCGGTATTTATGGTTACCCAAAACAACCTGCGGCACAAATTGCTTTTGACACAGTTACCGCTTTTTTAAACGCAAACCAGGGCATTGCCGAAGTTGCCTTTGTTTGTTTTGACGATGAAAGTTTTAATATTTATAGAAGCCTGCTTGAAGCCGAAAATGGATAA
- a CDS encoding RNA polymerase sigma factor, translating into MNTLTDNAIMLKVRAGDLDRMGLLFERYNRQLYGFLFHMTYKREASEDMVQMVFYKMLKYRHTFTGDGEFVAWMYSIARNTIIDEAKKNKKHLHDSAEDMAEVLPSDMSTDGQLERKQEKQELHKAMSKLSTDQREILTMSRFQELKHQEIAQILNITEGAVKVRVHRAMCELKNIYTKMVS; encoded by the coding sequence TTGAATACGCTGACCGATAATGCTATTATGCTGAAAGTGCGAGCCGGAGACCTTGACCGCATGGGGCTGCTTTTTGAGCGGTACAACAGGCAGCTTTACGGCTTTTTGTTCCACATGACGTATAAGCGCGAGGCCAGCGAAGATATGGTGCAGATGGTTTTTTATAAGATGCTTAAATACCGCCACACTTTTACCGGCGACGGCGAATTTGTTGCCTGGATGTACAGCATAGCCCGTAATACGATTATTGACGAGGCTAAAAAAAATAAAAAACACCTGCACGACAGTGCCGAAGACATGGCCGAAGTACTGCCAAGCGATATGAGTACCGACGGCCAACTGGAGCGAAAACAAGAAAAACAAGAACTGCATAAGGCAATGAGTAAACTAAGCACCGACCAACGCGAAATATTAACCATGAGCCGTTTCCAGGAGTTAAAGCACCAGGAAATTGCCCAAATACTTAACATTACCGAAGGTGCAGTTAAGGTGCGCGTACACCGCGCTATGTGCGAGTTGAAAAATATTTATACAAAAATGGTAAGCTAA
- a CDS encoding zf-HC2 domain-containing protein — MKCEQYEDLFTDFINQDLSIPERENMEQHLAACPNCTAQLLAMQQLWNIMGTIETPQPSAHLQVKFNAMLNTYKQEVAEQKNGFWQTAKAGWSRLWQMQPQWPMAYNLAILVICLGGGFFYMHNSGSNNNDKQLQALNNEVHELKQTMMLSLLENPSASERIRGVSYTPEIKHADKEVIDALLATLNNDPNVNVRLSTLDALSHLANHPEVRQGLIQSISQQDSPLMQSAIADLMLKLQEKKSITQFKELLKQKNLNTTVRDKISQTIKILI; from the coding sequence ATGAAATGTGAGCAATACGAGGATCTGTTTACAGATTTTATAAACCAGGATCTCAGCATCCCCGAAAGGGAAAACATGGAGCAGCACTTAGCCGCCTGCCCCAATTGCACTGCCCAACTATTGGCTATGCAACAGCTATGGAATATCATGGGCACTATTGAAACGCCCCAGCCATCGGCACATTTACAGGTTAAGTTTAATGCCATGCTTAACACTTACAAGCAGGAAGTTGCCGAGCAAAAAAATGGCTTTTGGCAAACCGCCAAAGCAGGCTGGAGCCGCTTATGGCAAATGCAACCACAATGGCCAATGGCTTATAACCTTGCCATATTGGTAATATGTTTAGGTGGCGGCTTTTTTTACATGCACAACAGCGGCAGCAATAATAATGATAAGCAATTGCAGGCCCTTAACAACGAGGTACACGAACTAAAGCAAACCATGATGCTATCGTTGCTGGAAAACCCTTCGGCTTCGGAGCGGATACGTGGGGTGAGTTATACGCCCGAAATTAAACACGCCGATAAAGAGGTGATTGACGCCCTGCTGGCAACCCTTAATAACGACCCTAATGTAAATGTTAGGTTAAGCACGCTGGATGCCTTGAGCCATTTAGCCAACCACCCGGAAGTTAGACAGGGCTTGATACAGTCAATCAGTCAGCAAGATTCGCCGCTCATGCAATCGGCCATTGCCGACTTGATGCTCAAGTTGCAGGAAAAGAAATCGATAACACAGTTTAAAGAGCTGCTGAAGCAAAAAAACCTCAATACCACCGTTCGCGATAAAATAAGCCAAACCATTAAAATTTTAATTTAA
- a CDS encoding DUF4097 family beta strand repeat-containing protein produces MKTKFLIPLLAGYGLCLAQLSATAQDYKTHISKQFTLQKPAANTLVGIYNTFGSVTVEGYNGNNVLIEVDETISGNTNADVEQGKNEFKLKFEQNADTIMAYIIAPWYTKPSARGWHYDSDNVHYTVKLNFVVKVPNNVNLNASTVNNGSIDVKDVYGTLKTNNVNGPISIINAKGATAAYTVNGPITVNYVAVPNSESSYKTINGKLTITYPANLSADMQFKSMNGAFYTDFPEVEALPAVITKNQSKKDNATVYRLNKDVQVRVGKGGKLFKYETLNGNIYIKKQS; encoded by the coding sequence ATGAAAACAAAGTTTTTAATTCCGCTTTTGGCGGGATACGGCCTCTGCCTTGCCCAATTGAGCGCCACCGCACAAGATTATAAAACCCACATTAGCAAGCAATTTACCCTGCAAAAACCGGCAGCCAATACTTTAGTAGGTATATACAACACCTTTGGTTCGGTAACGGTTGAGGGCTATAACGGCAACAACGTATTGATAGAAGTTGACGAGACGATAAGCGGCAACACCAATGCCGATGTAGAACAAGGCAAAAATGAGTTTAAATTAAAGTTTGAGCAAAACGCCGATACCATTATGGCCTACATTATCGCACCCTGGTACACCAAACCAAGTGCCCGCGGCTGGCATTACGATAGCGACAATGTACACTACACCGTTAAACTTAATTTTGTGGTAAAGGTGCCCAACAATGTAAACCTCAATGCATCAACAGTTAACAATGGCAGTATTGATGTAAAAGATGTGTATGGCACGCTAAAAACCAATAACGTTAATGGCCCAATTAGTATAATTAATGCCAAAGGCGCAACCGCGGCGTATACGGTTAACGGCCCAATTACGGTTAATTACGTGGCGGTGCCCAATAGCGAGTCGTCATACAAAACCATCAACGGTAAGTTAACCATTACCTACCCGGCCAATTTATCGGCAGATATGCAGTTTAAAAGCATGAACGGTGCTTTTTATACCGATTTCCCCGAAGTAGAGGCCTTACCGGCAGTAATTACCAAAAACCAGAGTAAAAAAGATAATGCAACCGTTTACCGCCTTAATAAAGATGTGCAGGTGCGCGTTGGCAAAGGCGGCAAACTGTTTAAATACGAAACCCTTAACGGGAACATCTATATTAAAAAACAATCCTAA
- a CDS encoding DUF4097 family beta strand repeat-containing protein has translation MKAIKYTGALIAAALLSARLMAQQPDQLVVPLSDPGKPYKLSVDLVFGSIKVSTYEGKDVVIEVINESKKRDDDDDHDHERKGGMKRIAGGGGLDITAKERNNVVTINTDMPMKNINLNIKIPRGVSNLKLSTVNGRGIWVSNVSGDLEISNTNGSITLTDISGSVVANTVNGSIKVNFKAVDNKAPMAFSTLNGSVDVVFPANLKANVKLKSDQGNVYSDFDIAADRQIPKVSKSNSQGMYRLSVDETVYGKINGGGPEMLMKTMNGNIYLRKAK, from the coding sequence ATGAAAGCAATTAAATATACAGGCGCATTAATAGCCGCCGCGCTGTTATCCGCAAGGTTAATGGCCCAACAGCCAGATCAGTTAGTAGTTCCGTTGAGCGACCCCGGAAAACCATATAAATTGAGTGTCGACCTTGTTTTTGGCTCCATTAAAGTAAGCACCTACGAGGGTAAAGATGTTGTGATAGAGGTGATTAATGAATCGAAAAAAAGAGATGACGACGACGACCATGACCATGAACGCAAAGGCGGAATGAAACGCATTGCCGGCGGTGGCGGCCTTGATATTACCGCTAAAGAAAGAAACAACGTTGTTACCATTAATACCGATATGCCGATGAAAAATATAAACCTGAATATTAAAATTCCGCGTGGTGTGAGCAATTTAAAACTATCAACCGTTAACGGTAGGGGTATTTGGGTGAGCAACGTTAGCGGCGATCTGGAAATATCAAACACCAACGGCTCTATTACCTTAACCGATATATCTGGTTCGGTAGTGGCCAATACGGTTAACGGTAGCATTAAGGTTAACTTTAAAGCTGTTGATAATAAGGCACCTATGGCGTTTTCAACCCTTAATGGCAGTGTTGACGTAGTTTTCCCGGCCAACCTGAAGGCTAACGTTAAACTAAAATCGGACCAGGGCAACGTTTACAGCGATTTTGATATTGCTGCCGACAGGCAAATACCCAAAGTTAGCAAAAGCAATAGCCAGGGCATGTACCGCCTATCGGTTGATGAAACCGTTTACGGCAAAATTAACGGCGGCGGCCCCGAAATGCTGATGAAAACCATGAACGGCAACATCTATCTGCGTAAAGCTAAGTAG
- a CDS encoding outer membrane beta-barrel protein translates to MKTFKLVLITIWLCLAQNFAQAQTNTAKISGLVLDKAQKPIDGASVTLIAAKNSATVKAVLANADGSFLFDNLAAGNYCIAVTTMGYSTYRGTPINTGTGQAIKLPAIILVQTSKALQEVAITEQKNFVEHKIDRTVVNVNALISNTGANALEVLEKSPGVVVDENGNISFKGKGGVMVMIDDKPTYLSGENLANYLKAIPASQLDQIELMSNPPAKYDASGSAGVINIKTKKSKDAGFNGTFAASVGRAKYWRTLESLNLNYHVNNINLFANMGYGVGNNYRRLDVTRTYLNGQGNITSGYLETAFFHPMSYNPNIKMGMDYYLSPKTTFGVVLTGMFTTGRNTNPVNSFITDSKGKTDSAIIAYNTTRSKFYNKGGNLNYNHQFEQKGHELSFNLDYLNYNSGRTQSFSNSSYNNAGVLGSQQNITDDLPANINIYAAKTDYAKPLSAKGKFESGLKTSYVNTDNAAYYFNVLNNVSTVDNNNSNHFIYKENINAAYVNFNKEYKRFSAQFGLRAENTNVSGHQLGNAQSPDSAFTQHYTSLFPTGYVLYKLDTAGSHTLNLSYGRRIDRPYYQDLNPFVTILDKYSQFEGNPFLKPQFASEYQLTYGYKSCFSLTVDYNVINDYQVEYDMQKGDIFLATTMNLGQRVHWAFEIYWALKPVKWFNFTLNGELDHNQFSGQLVNSFINNSTTYLYVNEVNQFNFTNGWAAELSAFYLSPARDAQFTHIYREQINVGISKKVLNNKGTIKLSARDIFKGNYSAGNITNIPNVLATYHNDNGNRSVTAGFTYNFGTTPKNEKRRNSSAESEQDRVRN, encoded by the coding sequence ATGAAAACTTTTAAACTGGTTTTAATTACCATATGGCTATGCCTTGCTCAAAATTTTGCGCAGGCGCAAACAAACACGGCTAAAATTAGTGGCCTGGTGTTAGATAAAGCACAAAAACCTATCGACGGCGCAAGCGTTACCTTAATTGCCGCCAAGAATTCGGCAACGGTAAAAGCAGTGCTTGCCAATGCCGATGGTAGTTTTTTGTTTGATAACCTGGCCGCAGGTAATTATTGCATAGCAGTAACCACAATGGGTTATAGCACCTACCGCGGCACACCAATAAATACAGGCACCGGGCAGGCTATAAAATTACCCGCTATTATTTTGGTGCAAACCAGCAAAGCCCTGCAAGAAGTTGCCATCACCGAGCAAAAAAACTTTGTAGAACATAAAATAGACCGCACGGTGGTAAACGTAAATGCCCTGATTAGCAATACAGGTGCAAACGCGCTTGAAGTGTTGGAGAAATCGCCGGGGGTTGTTGTAGACGAAAATGGCAACATTAGCTTTAAAGGTAAAGGTGGTGTTATGGTGATGATTGATGATAAACCCACCTACCTATCCGGCGAAAACCTGGCTAACTACCTTAAAGCCATCCCGGCCTCACAACTAGACCAAATTGAGCTGATGAGCAACCCACCCGCTAAGTATGATGCATCGGGCAGTGCGGGGGTTATCAACATCAAAACAAAAAAATCAAAGGATGCAGGTTTTAACGGCACTTTTGCCGCCAGCGTAGGCCGGGCCAAATACTGGCGCACGCTGGAGAGCCTTAACCTAAACTACCATGTAAACAACATTAACCTGTTTGCCAATATGGGTTACGGCGTGGGCAATAATTACCGCCGCTTAGATGTTACACGCACATACCTTAATGGGCAGGGCAACATCACATCGGGCTACCTCGAAACGGCATTTTTTCACCCCATGAGTTATAACCCCAACATTAAAATGGGGATGGATTACTACCTATCGCCCAAAACAACGTTTGGTGTTGTGCTTACGGGTATGTTTACAACGGGCCGCAATACCAACCCGGTAAACAGTTTTATAACCGATAGCAAGGGCAAAACAGATTCGGCCATAATAGCCTACAACACCACCCGCAGCAAGTTTTACAACAAAGGGGGCAATTTAAATTACAACCACCAGTTTGAGCAAAAAGGCCACGAACTGAGTTTTAATTTAGATTACCTAAATTACAATTCGGGCCGTACACAATCATTTAGCAACAGCAGCTATAACAACGCAGGTGTTTTGGGTAGCCAGCAAAACATTACCGACGATTTGCCTGCCAACATTAACATTTACGCCGCCAAAACCGATTATGCCAAACCCCTTAGCGCCAAAGGCAAGTTTGAGAGCGGCCTTAAAACCAGCTACGTAAATACCGATAATGCCGCCTATTACTTTAACGTGCTTAACAACGTTAGCACCGTTGATAATAACAACAGCAACCACTTTATTTACAAAGAAAACATTAACGCGGCTTACGTTAATTTTAATAAAGAGTATAAGCGTTTTTCGGCACAGTTTGGCCTGCGGGCCGAAAACACCAACGTAAGCGGCCACCAACTGGGCAACGCCCAAAGTCCCGATTCGGCTTTTACACAGCACTATACCAGCCTGTTCCCAACAGGTTATGTGTTGTATAAGTTAGATACTGCGGGCTCGCACACGCTAAACCTATCCTACGGCAGGCGTATAGACAGGCCGTACTATCAGGATTTAAACCCCTTTGTAACCATATTAGATAAGTATAGCCAGTTTGAGGGCAATCCCTTTTTAAAGCCTCAGTTTGCCAGCGAGTACCAACTAACGTATGGCTACAAAAGCTGCTTCTCGTTAACGGTAGACTATAATGTAATTAACGATTACCAGGTTGAATACGATATGCAAAAAGGCGATATTTTTTTAGCCACAACCATGAACCTGGGCCAGCGCGTACATTGGGCGTTTGAAATTTACTGGGCATTAAAACCTGTAAAATGGTTTAACTTTACCCTAAACGGCGAGTTAGACCATAATCAATTTTCGGGGCAGCTCGTTAATTCGTTCATCAACAACAGTACAACCTATTTGTATGTAAACGAGGTTAACCAGTTCAATTTTACAAACGGCTGGGCGGCCGAACTGAGTGCATTTTATTTATCGCCAGCCAGAGACGCGCAGTTTACGCATATTTACCGCGAGCAGATAAACGTTGGCATATCAAAAAAGGTACTCAACAATAAAGGCACCATAAAGCTTAGTGCGAGAGATATTTTTAAGGGCAATTATTCGGCAGGCAACATTACCAATATACCCAATGTACTTGCAACCTACCATAATGATAATGGAAACCGATCTGTAACGGCGGGCTTTACCTACAACTTTGGCACAACACCCAAAAACGAAAAAAGGCGAAACAGCAGTGCCGAAAGCGAACAAGACAGGGTGAGGAATTAA
- a CDS encoding BlaI/MecI/CopY family transcriptional regulator, translated as MEELTKTEERIMQVLWNLGPAFVKDIIDKLPGEPKPPYNTISSVVRLLEKKGYVGFKAYGKTYEYFPLITKTAYRKHTFGKLFKDYFDGSAESLLSFMVKEENLSNDEISNIKQLINKQ; from the coding sequence ATGGAAGAGTTAACCAAAACCGAAGAACGCATTATGCAGGTACTATGGAACCTTGGCCCAGCGTTTGTTAAAGATATTATTGATAAACTGCCCGGTGAGCCTAAGCCGCCTTACAATACCATATCGTCGGTAGTGAGGTTGCTGGAGAAAAAGGGCTATGTAGGTTTTAAGGCTTATGGCAAAACCTACGAGTATTTTCCGCTTATCACAAAAACCGCCTACCGCAAGCACACCTTTGGCAAACTGTTTAAAGATTACTTCGACGGCTCGGCCGAGAGCCTTTTATCCTTCATGGTAAAGGAAGAAAATTTGAGCAACGACGAGATCAGCAACATCAAACAACTTATTAACAAGCAATAA